The DNA segment CGCGCCGTTCACGTCGCCCGCGTCCATCGCGGCCCGGTACCACCGCTCGGCGGTCTGCGTCTGGCCACGCTCGGCATGCAGCGCGCCCAGCGCGTTCGCCGCGTTGCCGTCGCCGTCCTGGGCGGCCCGCAGCCACCACACGGCGGCGCTCTCGGTGTCCCCCGCGTCCCGCAGCAGGAACCCGAGCGCGCAGGCTGCCCGCGCCTCCCCGTCCTTGGCGGACGTCAGATACCAGCGCCCGGCCTCCTTGAGCTCCCCGCGCTTCTCGAGGATCGCCCCGAGGTGCAGGGCGGCCCGGCGGTGGCCGCGCGCGGCGGCCTGCCGGTACCACTGCTCGGCCTCCGCCACCAGCGACTCGTCCGGCGCGACACCGTTGTCGAGTTCGTCCTCCCCCGCCCACACCGCCTGCCGGTCGAGCGCGCGCGCCAGCCGGTACGCCGCCTCCCGGTGCCCGCGCTCCGCCGCGGCCCGCATCCACTGCTCGGCCGCGCCGTCGCTGCGGTGCTCCAGCAGATCGGCGAGCGCGTAGGCGCCCAGCGCGTGTCCCTGTTCGGCGGACTGCCGCAGCCAGTACTCGGCGGCGGGCTCGTCGCCCCGCTCGCGGTGATGGCGTCCCAGCGCATGCGCGGCCGCGGCCGACCCGGCGACGGCGGCGATGCGCCACCAACCGGCGGCCTCGTCGGCGTACCCGCGCTGGTGAAGAAGTACTCCCAGGTTGTTGGCCGCGGCCCGGTCTCCGGCCGCGGTGGCGGCACGCAGATGAGCCTCGGCTCCGTCGAGATCACCGCGGCGCAGCAGCATGGCCCCGAGGACGCTCATCGCCTCGACGTCCCCGCCCTCGGCGGCAAGTCGCTGCCGCGCCTCCTCGGCGGCGTCCCCGGTCTCGTCCTGGTCCGCCGGCCGGTCGAGCGCGAACTCGCCGTCCGTCTGTGTGAGGTCACTCACCTGCTGCGAGAGGCCGCCCATCGGCTGCGAGGCACCGTCCGTGGACCGCACGAAATCGCCCGTCGGCTGCACAAAGTCGGCAGGCTGCACAAACCGCCCTGTCTCCAACAGAGTTGCCTTGTCCCCCATAACGTCCATCGTCGCACCACCTGCAACCTGGGTACACCTGGTATACCGCAGCCAGTGAGGTCACTTCAGCGTTTTGTCGACATGCCCACAGAGAGACAAGTCAAACACAGTTCCCCCAACTCCCCGAGGCGGCGCGGCCATCCAACCGTGCGGCACATGCGTTCGCACACGACGAAGGCCCGGATCCTCTGGAGGATCCGGGCCTTCGCGGTCGTACGAAATAGTCGCCGACTTCAGTAGCGG comes from the Streptomyces sp. NBC_00443 genome and includes:
- a CDS encoding tetratricopeptide repeat protein, which codes for MDVMGDKATLLETGRFVQPADFVQPTGDFVRSTDGASQPMGGLSQQVSDLTQTDGEFALDRPADQDETGDAAEEARQRLAAEGGDVEAMSVLGAMLLRRGDLDGAEAHLRAATAAGDRAAANNLGVLLHQRGYADEAAGWWRIAAVAGSAAAAHALGRHHRERGDEPAAEYWLRQSAEQGHALGAYALADLLEHRSDGAAEQWMRAAAERGHREAAYRLARALDRQAVWAGEDELDNGVAPDESLVAEAEQWYRQAAARGHRRAALHLGAILEKRGELKEAGRWYLTSAKDGEARAACALGFLLRDAGDTESAAVWWLRAAQDGDGNAANALGALHAERGQTQTAERWYRAAMDAGDVNGAYNLALLCAEQGRTAQAEQWYRRAAYAGHREAANALAILLLQGGDATGAEPWFSKAAEAGSVDAAFNLGILHAGRGEERAALRWYERAAAAGHTEAALQVGIARLRDGDELAAERHLRCAAGGGSAEAAYRLATVLDARRPPEPEHELGEPAHEKTECEEWYERAASQGHRRAQVRVGMLAAARGDVVEAARWYRAAAEAGSRNGAFNLGLLLAREGSEPEAAVWWTRAADAGHGRSALRLALVYARRGELAEGKRWADRAVTLGPREVAERAGRLRDALREELSA